Proteins from a single region of Candidatus Methylomirabilis sp.:
- a CDS encoding prepilin peptidase, with amino-acid sequence MTAVTVTFGFLFGLAVGSFCNVCIHRLPQQESVISPRSRCPACRTPIRALDNVPLLSFLWLRGRCRACGARISWRYPLVEFLTGGLFAAALVAFGPTLDGLAAAVLLAGLVVVTFVDLDRQEIPDEVTLTGLPVGLLASLLTGKPPFPEALLAALGGVGALYLLAVYGELAFKREVLGGGDVKLAGMLGAFLGGRHLLLAFFLACLLGGLLGGLLLATGRAGRGTLLPFGPFLAFGAAAALFFGDALWAWYWGWLR; translated from the coding sequence ATGACCGCGGTGACCGTGACGTTCGGCTTCCTCTTCGGGCTTGCCGTGGGCTCCTTCTGCAACGTCTGCATCCACCGGCTCCCCCAGCAGGAGAGCGTGATCTCCCCCCGCTCCCGCTGCCCGGCCTGCCGGACACCGATCCGCGCCCTGGACAACGTCCCCCTGCTCAGCTTCCTCTGGCTCCGGGGACGCTGCCGGGCCTGCGGGGCCCGCATCTCCTGGCGCTATCCCCTGGTGGAGTTCCTGACGGGGGGGCTGTTCGCCGCCGCCCTCGTGGCCTTCGGGCCGACCCTGGACGGCCTCGCGGCGGCGGTCCTGCTGGCCGGATTGGTGGTGGTGACCTTCGTGGACCTCGACCGGCAGGAGATCCCGGACGAGGTCACGCTCACCGGGCTGCCGGTCGGCCTGCTGGCCAGCCTCCTCACCGGGAAGCCTCCCTTCCCGGAGGCCCTGCTGGCGGCGCTCGGGGGTGTGGGGGCCCTCTACCTGTTGGCGGTGTACGGGGAGCTGGCCTTCAAGCGGGAGGTGCTCGGGGGCGGGGACGTGAAGCTGGCGGGGATGCTGGGAGCGTTCCTGGGGGGGCGCCACCTCCTGCTGGCCTTCTTCCTCGCCTGTCTGCTGGGGGGGCTCCTGGGGGGGCTGTTGCTGGCCACGGGACGAGCGGGCCGGGGGACGCTCCTCCCGTTCGGTCCCTTCCTGGCCTTCGGGGCCGCGGCCGCCCTGTTCTTCGGTGATGCCCTCTGGGCCTGGTACTGGGGCTGGCTGCGGTGA